The Astyanax mexicanus isolate ESR-SI-001 chromosome 20, AstMex3_surface, whole genome shotgun sequence genome contains a region encoding:
- the ogdhb gene encoding 2-oxoglutarate dehydrogenase complex component E1, translating into MHRLRTCAARLRPLAAPHTALNFSHRRPAAAGLPRTFQPIRCYTAPVAAEPFLNGTSSNYVEEMYYSWLENPKSVHKSWDIFFRNANAGAPPGAAYQSPPPLGVNLSGLSQAQALVGTQPSVEKLVEDHLAVQSLIRAYQIRGHHVAQLDPLGILDADLDSFVPMDIITSSEKLGFYGLNEADLDKVFRLPTTTFIGGSESALPLREIIRRLEMAYCQHIGVEFMFINDLEQCQWIREKFEKPGVMQFTLEEKRTLLARMVRSTRFEEFLQRKWSSEKRFGLEGCESLIPALKTIIDKSSENGVESVIMGMPHRGRLNVLANVIRKELEQIFCQFDSKLEAADEGSGDVKYHLGMYHRRINRVTDRNITLSLMANPSHLEAVDPVVQGKTKAEQFYCGDTEGKRVMSILLHGDAAFAGQGIVYETFHLSDLPSYTTHGTVHVVANNQIGFTTDPRMARSSPYPTDVARVVNAPIFHVNADDPEAVMYVCNVAAEWRATFHKDVVVDLVSYRRNGHNEMDEPMFTQPLMYKQIKKQKPVLQKYAEKLIAEGTVTRLEYEEEVAIYDKICEEAYTRSKDEKILHIKHWLDSPWPGFFTLEGQPKSMSCPSTGLKEEDLQHIGKVASSVPVEDFTIHGGLTRILKGRAAMVESRTVDWALGEYMAFGSLLKEGIHVRLSGQDVERGTFSHRHHVLHDQNVDKRTCIPMSYIDPNQAPYTVCNSSLSEYGVLGFELGFAMASPNALVLWEAQFGDFHNTAQCIIDQFICPGQAKWVRQNGIVLLLPHGMEGMGPEHSSARPERFLQMCNDDPDVFPKTSENEFAMQQLYDCNWIVVNCSTPANYFHVLRRQILQPFRKPLIIFTPKSLLRHPEAKSSFDDMVDGTHFKRLIPEEGAASQNPAGVKRIIFCTGKVYYDLTKERKSRGMEETVAIARIEQLSPFPFDLVKAEIEKFPQAEVMWSQEEHKNQGYYDYIKPRISTTINHAHPVRYAGREPAAAPATGNKKAHLLELERFLNTAFNQDAFRGQS; encoded by the exons ATGCATCGATTAAGGACTTGTGCTGCTCGGCTCCGGCCGCTCGCAGCTCCACACACTGCTCTGAACTTCTCACACAGGAGGCCGGCGGCGGCCGGGCTGCCCAGGACGTTTCAGCCCATCCGGTGCTACACTGCGCCCGTCGCCGCTGAGCCTTTCCTCAACGGGACGAGCTCAAATTATGTAGAGGAGATGTATTACTCATGGCTGGAGAACCCGAAGAGCGTGCACAAG TCTTGGGACATATTTTTCCGTAATGCGAATGCTGGTGCCCCCCCGGGTGCTGCCTACCAGAGCCCCCCTCCTTTAGGGGTGAACCTGTCAGGTCTGTCTCAGGCGCAGGCGCTGGTAGGAACTCAGCCCAGTGTGGAGAAGCTGGTGGAGGATCACCTGGCTGTGCAGTCCCTCATCCGGGCCTATCAG ATACGAGGGCACCATGTTGCTCAGCTGGACCCTTTAGGAATTCTGGATGCTGATCTCGATTCATTCGTCCCCATGGATATCATCACATCATCTGAGAAACTAG gCTTCTATGGTCTGAATGAAGCAGATCTGGATAAAGTGTTTAGACTCCCCACCACTACCTTCATCGGGGGCAGTGAGAGCGCCCTGCCCCTCAGAGAAATCATCCGCCGCCTAGAG ATGGCGTACTGTCAGCACATTGGAGTGGAGTTCATGTTCATCAATGATCTGGAGCAGTGCCAGTGGATCAGGGAGAAGTTTGAGAAGCCCGGCGTGATGCAGTTCACTCTGGAGGAGAAACGCACTCTGCTAGCTCGCATGGTTCGCTCTACCAG GTTTGAGGAGTTCCTGCAGAGGAAGTGGTCCTCGGAGAAGCGTTTCGGACTGGAGGGCTGCGAGTCGCTCATCCCAGCTCTCAAAACCATCATTGATAAGTCCAGTGAGAATGGTGTGGAGAGTGTGATTATGGGAATGCCTCACAG GGGGCGTTTGAACGTGCTGGCCAACGTCATTCGCAAAGAGCTGGAGCAGATCTTCTGTCAGTTCGATTCCAAGCTGGAAGCCGCTGACGAG GGTTCAGGTGATGTGAAGTATCACCTGGGGATGTATCACAGACGAATCAACCGCGTGACCGACCGCAACATCACCCTCTCCCTGATGGCCAACCCCTCTCACCTGGAGGCGGTGGACCCAGTGGTGCAGGGCAAGACCAAGGCTGAGCAGTTCTACTGCGGAGACACTGAAGGAAAGAGG GTGATGTCTATCCTCCTGCATGGAGATGCAGCGTTTGCGGGTCAGGGCATTGTTTATGAGACCTTCCACCTGAGTGACCTGCCCTCCTACACGACGCATGGCACCGTGCACGTCGTCGCCAACAACCAG ATCGGTTTCACCACTGACCCGCGGATGGCCCGCTCCTCACCCTATCCCACCGACGTGGCCCGAGTGGTCAACGCCCCCATTTTCCACGTGAACGCGGACGACCCTGAGGCTGTGATGTACGTGTGCAACGTCGCTGCCGAGTGGAGGGCGACCTTCCACAAAGACGTCGTGGTGGATCTG gtgTCGTACCGGAGAAACGGCCACAACGAGATGGATGAGCCTATGTTCACGCAGCCGCTGATGTACAAGCAGATCAAGAAGCAGAAGCCGGTGCTGCAGAAATACGCAGAGAAGCTGATAGCGGAGGGCACTGTGACCAGGCTGGAGTATGAG gAAGAGGTCGCCATATATGACAAGATCTGTGAGGAGGCCTACACTCGCTCTAAAGACGAGAAGATTCTCCACATCAAACACTGGCTGGACTCTCCATGGCCTG GTTTCTTTACTCTGGAGGGTCAGCCTAAGAGCATGAGCTGTCCCTCTACTGGGCTGAAGGAGGAGGACCTCCAACACATTGGCAAGGTAGCCTCATCTGTGCCTGTCGAGGACTTTACCATCCACGGAG GTCTGACCCGGATCCTGAAGGGCAGAGCGGCGATGGTGGAGAGCAGGACGGTGGACTGGGCTCTGGGCGAGTACATGGCCTTCGGTTCTCTGCTGAAGGAGGGTATCCACGTCCGCCTCAGCGGCCAGGATGTGGAGAGAGGCACCTTCAG CCACCGGCACCACGTCCTGCACGATCAGAACGTGGACAAGAGGACCTGCATTCCTATGAGCTATATTGACCCAAACCAGGCGCCGTACACTGTGTGCAACAGCTCCCTGTCTGAGTATGGAGTACTGG GCTTTGAGCTGGGCTTTGCTATGGCGAGCCCGAATGCTCTGGTACTTTGGGAGGCCCAGTTTGGAGATTTCCACAACACCGCCCAGTGCATCATCGACCAGTTCATCTGCCCCGGCCAGGCCAAGTGGGTGCGCCAGAACGGCATCGTCCTGCTGCTCCCCCACGGCATGGAGGGAATG GGTCCTGAGCATTCATCTGCTCGTCCGGAGCGTTTCCTGCAGATGTGTAATGATGACCCAGATGTTTTTCCT aaaacttCAGAAAATGAGTTTGCGATGCAGCAGCTGTACGACTGTAACTGGATTGTGGTGAACTGCTCCACTCCTGCAAACTACTTTCACGTTCTGAGGAGGCAGATCCTTCAGCCCTTCCGCAAACCT ctcATCATCTTTACTCCTAAATCACTGCTGCGTCACCCAGAGGCCAAGTCCAGTTTTGATGATATGGTAGACG GCACACACTTCAAGCGTTTGATCCCAGAGGAGGGCGCCGCATCCCAGAATCCTGCTGGAGTGAAACGCATCATCTTCTGCACAGGAAAGGTTTACTATGATTTGACCAAAGAGCGCAAGAGCCGAGGGATGGAGGAAACTGTGGCCATCGCTCGCATTGAACAG CTTTCTCCGTTCCCGTTTGATCTGGTTAAAGCAGAGATTGAGAAGTTCCCTCAGGCTGAGGTGATGTGGAGTCAGGAGGAGCACAAGAATCAGGGCTACTATGATTATATAAAACCTCGTATCTCCACCACCATTAACCACGCCCATCCTGTCCG tTATGCTGGACGAGAGCCAGCAGCTGCTCCAGCCACCGGAAATAAGAAGGCTCATCTCCTGGAGCTGGAGCGTTTCCTGAACACGGCCTTCAACCAGGACGCCTTCCGGGGACAGTCCTGA